The Shewanella sp. KX20019 genome window below encodes:
- the yjjG gene encoding pyrimidine 5'-nucleotidase, translating to MKYDWVLFDADETLFHFDAFKGLQLMFSRFNVEFTAADFQQYQTVNKPLWVDYQDGKLSAKQLQNTRFETWAHKLSVSTQRLNSDFLSAMADICTLLPGAQELIDTLTGRVNMGIITNGFTDLQTVRLEKVGFAERFSPLVISEQVGVAKPDVGIFDHAFSRMGNPARDAILMVGDNPHSDIQGGLNAGIHTCWLNRHGESQPEGITPHYEVCSLNELQQLLLASS from the coding sequence TTGAAATATGATTGGGTACTGTTTGATGCCGATGAGACTCTATTTCATTTTGATGCATTTAAAGGTCTGCAGCTAATGTTCTCTCGGTTTAATGTGGAGTTCACCGCAGCCGATTTTCAACAATATCAAACGGTGAATAAGCCTCTGTGGGTTGATTATCAAGATGGAAAACTCAGCGCTAAACAGTTGCAAAACACCCGTTTTGAAACGTGGGCCCATAAACTAAGTGTCTCAACTCAGCGTCTTAATAGTGACTTTTTAAGCGCTATGGCTGATATCTGTACTTTATTACCGGGTGCTCAAGAACTAATTGACACCTTAACGGGCAGGGTCAATATGGGGATCATTACCAACGGGTTTACTGATCTACAAACGGTAAGACTGGAAAAAGTTGGTTTTGCTGAACGCTTTTCGCCGTTAGTTATTTCAGAGCAGGTTGGGGTGGCGAAACCCGACGTGGGGATATTTGATCATGCATTCTCGCGTATGGGCAACCCTGCTCGAGACGCTATCCTAATGGTCGGCGACAATCCTCACTCGGATATACAAGGCGGGTTAAACGCAGGGATCCATACTTGCTGGTTGAATCGTCATGGCGAAAGCCAACCGGAGGGGAT